From the Musa acuminata AAA Group cultivar baxijiao chromosome BXJ1-2, Cavendish_Baxijiao_AAA, whole genome shotgun sequence genome, one window contains:
- the LOC135597182 gene encoding GDP-mannose 4,6 dehydratase 1-like produces MASHESTNDVDRREEKRDSDGGSVATNVVPWPIPGERRKVALITGITGQDGSYLTEFLLGNGYEVHGLIRRSSNFNTARLDHLYVDPHNAAKARMKLHYADLSDASSLRRWVDALLPDEVYNLAAQSHVAVSFEIPDYTADVVATGALRLLEAVRCATKPARYYQAGSSEMFGSTPPPQSEASPFHPRSPYAAAKVAAHWYTVNYREAYGLFACNGILFNHESPRRGENFVTRKITRAVGRIRLGLQTKVFLGNLSAARDWGFAGDYVEAMWMMLHQEEPGDYVVATEESHTVEEFLQAAFSYVGLNWKDHVVIDPRYFRPAEVDSLKGDSTKARKALGWKPKVGFQDLVKMMVDHDIEIAKREKVLVDAGYIDAQQQP; encoded by the coding sequence ATGGCGTCACACGAATCCACCAACGACGTCGACAGGAGAGAGGAGAAACGCGACTCCGACGGTGGATCCGTGGCGACCAACGTGGTGCCGTGGCCGATTCCGGGGGAGCGGCGCAAGGTGGCCCTGATCACCGGCATCACGGGGCAGGACGGATCGTACCTGACGGAGTTCCTGTTGGGGAACGGATACGAGGTGCACGGCCTCATCCGGCGCTCCTCCAATTTCAACACCGCCCGCCTCGACCACCTCTACGTCGACCCCCATAACGCTGCCAAGGCCCGCATGAAGCTCCACTACGCTGACCTCTCCGACGCCTCTTCCCTTCGCCGCTGGGTCGACGCCCTCCTTCCCGACGAGGTCTACAACCTCGCCGCCCAATCCCACGTCGCCGTCTCCTTCGAGATCCCGGACTACACCGCCGACGTCGTCGCCACCGGCGCTCTCCGCCTCCTCGAGGCCGTCCGCTGCGCCACCAAACCCGCCCGCTACTACCAGGCCGGCTCCTCCGAGATGTTCGGCTCCACGCCGCCGCCCCAGTCGGAGGCGTCCCCGTTCCATCCCCGCTCTCCATACGCTGCCGCCAAGGTCGCCGCGCACTGGTACACCGTCAACTACCGTGAGGCCTACGGCCTGTTCGCCTGCAACGGCATCCTGTTCAACCACGAGAGCCCCCGCCGTGGCGAGAACTTCGTCACCCGCAAGATCACCCGCGCCGTCGGCCGCATCCGCCTCGGCCTTCAAACCAAGGTCTTCCTGGGCAACCTGTCCGCCGCCCGCGACTGGGGCTTCGCCGGGGACTACGTCGAGGCCATGTGGATGATGCTGCACCAGGAGGAGCCCGGAGACTACGTGGTCGCCACCGAGGAGTCCCACACGGTGGAGGAGTTCCTCCAGGCCGCATTCAGCTATGTCGGACTAAACTGGAAGGACCATGTGGTCATCGACCCACGGTACTTCCGCCCCGCCGAGGTGGACAGCCTCAAGGGCGACTCCACCAAGGCGAGAAAGGCGCTTGGATGGAAGCCTAAGGTGGGATTCCAGGATCTGGTGAAGATGATGGTAGATCATGACATCGAGATCGCCAAGAGGGAGAAGGTGCTCGTGGATGCCGGATACATCGACGCCCAGCAGCAGCCGTAG
- the LOC135612390 gene encoding ABC transporter G family member 9-like — METEIEAQPNHGTGDGRGSTLGRVRRPVTLKFEDVVYKIKTKGKGKAKEGERVILKGVSGAVSPGEMLAMLGPSGSGKTTLLTVLGGRIGRTRLLTGSITYNGKPFTNSLKRRTGFVTQDDVLYPHLTVTETLVYTALLRLPSTLSRQEKVAQAEAVMAQLGLTACRSSIIGGPLVRGVSGGERKRVSIGQEMLIDPSLLFLDEPTSGLDSTIAGRIVSTLWDLTKGGKTVIMTIHQPSSRLFYMFHKVLLLSDGNSIYFGKGSDAMDYFASVGYAPTVPMNPADFLLDLANGVSSDETSEDRASTKEALVSAYRLHLHDKVSEEVLALSKQFKECEPDNIETQWCTSWWEQFTVLLQRDLKERKHESFSGLKISQVLVVALLAGFLWLHSGGYVQDQVGLLFFVASFWSFYPVFEAIFTFPQERTMLTKERSSGMYRLSSYFAARLVGDLPMELILPIIFITITYWMGGLKPVAVNFFMNLAVLLLCVLVAQGMGLALGALVMDLKTATTLGSILMLSFMLAGGFYVQNIPPFIEWIKYISLSYYTFKLQIASQYSPNDTYQCTPSMRCQIADFPSIKLVGFDHKALAVFALLLMLVLYRLAAYLGLMRVGVTN, encoded by the exons ATGGAGACGGAGATAGAAGCGCAACCAAACCATGGAACCGGCGATGGCCGTGGTTCAACCCTTGGCAGAGTCCGACGTCCTGTTACTCTCAAG TTCGAAGATGTGGTGTACAAGATCAAGACCAAGGGGAAGGGGAAAGCAAAGGAGGGCGAGAGGGTGATCCTGAAGGGAGTCTCGGGTGCAGTGTCGCCGGGGGAGATGCTGGCCATGCTCGGCCCCTCGGGAAGTGGGAAGACGACCTTGCTGACCGTGCTCGGCGGCCGCATTGGCCGCACCCGCCTCCTCACAGGTAGCATCACCTACAACGGAAAGCCCTTCACCAACTCGCTCAAGCGCAGAACGGGCTTCGTCACGCAGGACGACGTCCTCTACCCGCACCTCACCGTCACGGAGACCCTCGTCTACACCGCGCTCCTCCGCCTTCCCAGCACCCTCTCTCGGCAGGAGAAGGTCGCGCAGGCGGAAGCCGTCATGGCGCAGCTCGGCCTCACCGCGTGCCGCAGCAGCATCATTGGCGGCCCTCTCGTGCGCGGGGTGTCCGGCGGGGAGCGCAAGCGAGTCAGCATCGGCCAGGAGATGCTCATCGACCCGAGCCTGCTGTTCCTCGACGAACCAACCTCCGGACTCGACTCCACCATCGCCGGACGAATTGTGTCCACCCTGTGGGATCTCACCAAGGGAGGCAAGACGGTGATCATGACCATCCACCAGCCCTCGAGTCGTCTTTTCTATATGTTCCACAAGGTCCTGCTCCTATCGGATGGTAACTCAATTTACTTCGGCAAAGGCTCCGATGCCATGGACTACTTCGCCAGCGTCGGCTACGCTCCGACTGTGCCCATGAATCCTGCTGACTTCCTGCTCGACCTCGCCAACG gtgtatcttcggatgaaacatcAGAAGATAGAGCATCCACCAAAGAAGCTCTAGTGTCTGCTTATAGATTACATTTACATGATAAGGTGTCAGAGGAGGTTTTAGCTTTGAGCAAACAATTCAAGGAGTGTGAGCCCGACAATATTGAAACTCAGTGGTGCACCAGTTGGTGGGAACAGTTCACTGTGCTGCTGCAGAGGGATCTCAAGGAAAGAAAGCATGAGTCCTTCTCTGGGCTAAAGATCTCGCAAGTGCTCGTAGTAGCTCTTCTTGCAGGGTTCCTGTGGCTTCACTCAGGCGGCTACGTCCAGGatcag GTCGGCCTTCTTTTCTTCGTCGCTTCATTCTGGTCATTCTACCCAGTGTTCGAAGCCATATTTACCTTCCCGCAAGAGCGCACGATGCTGACAAAGGAGAGATCCTCTGGAATGTATAGGCTGTCATCGTACTTCGCCGCTAGATTGGTGGGCGACCTGCCCATGGAACTCATCCTTCCTATCATCTTCATCACCATCACGTACTGGATGGGTGGCCTAAAACCTGTTGCTGTAAACTTCTTCATGAACCTTGCCGTCTTGCTCCTGTGCGTGCTGGTGGCGCAGGGCATGGGACTTGCACTGGGGGCGCTCGTCATGGACCTCAAGACTGCCACCACGCTCGGCTCCATTCTCATGTTATCCTTCATGCTCGCCGGCGGATTCTACGTCCAGAACATCCCACCTTTTATTGAGTGGATCAAGTACATCTCCCTCAGCTACTACACCTTCAAGCTCCAGATAGCTTCACAGTACTCTCCCAATGACACGTACCAGTGCACTCCCAGTATGAGATGCCAGATTGCAGATTTCCCCTCCATCAAGCTAGTGGGTTTCGACCACAAAGCTTTGGCCGTGTTTGCCTTGCTGCTGATGCTCGTCTTGTACAGGCTTGCTGCTTATCTGGGCCTCATGAGGGTTGGTGTCACAAATTAG
- the LOC135585343 gene encoding uncharacterized protein LOC135585343 isoform X2, with the protein MITRFQLRVGTSIFISSVGLLVLTNYLFMLILKKPYMLAMVPLLLLLGITLVVLLRGGTLRHEVHGDDHALSQAQESKLLNLSSYVTAITSGGIISTVIAYMKNFTSSAYHFRLESSVVLLFINNIIGFFAMLLLLFTLMLSYSADRREGLITIASFSTYASFVLSTLLTLMVASESLALPHVLSTMLFAVGGVLYNHLRRRETGTQEDEEVQLEDIWKNIGTFAFLLLMVVRLLHLGSEAFAIKSFMFLCVSAFLCIQSQMLMAVLRPVGRGRLNIKIIFGLVGALLVGAMLSVISVIFI; encoded by the coding sequence ATGATCACACGCTTCCAGCTTCGTGTTGGCACAAGTATATTCATCTCCTCCGTCGGCCTGCTGGTGCTGACAAACTACCTGTTCATGCTCATCCTCAAAAAGCCCTACATGCTGGCCAtggttcctcttctccttcttctgggGATCACCCTCGTCGTGCTCCTTCGCGGAGGAACTCTACGACATGAAGTCCATGGCGACGACCACGCACTTTCCCAAGCACAGGAATCGAAGCTACTGAACTTGTCATCTTATGTCACCGCCATCACTTCTGGGGGCATCATAAGCACGGTCATCGCTTACATGAAGAACTTCACCTCGTCAGCTTATCACTTCCGCCTCGAATCATCCGTGGTTTTGCTCTTCATCAACAACATAATAGGCTTCTTCGCCATGCTGCTTTTGCTATTCACTTTGATGCTTAGTTACTCCGCCGACCGCCGTGAAGGCCTGATCACAATTGCAAGCTTCTCCACCTACGCTTCATTTGTCCTGTCAACGCTGTTGACGCTGATGGTCGCGTCCGAGTCGCTTGCTCTCCCCCACGTCTTGTCCACTATGCTCTTTGCCGTCGGTGGAGTTCTGTACAACCATCTACGGAGGCGAGAAACAGGCACGCAAGAAGATGAGGAGGTTCAGCTGGAGGATATATGGAAGAACATAGGGACCTTTGCCTTTTTGCTGTTGATGGTGGTCCGCCTACTGCATCTGGGCAGCGAAGCATTCGCCATTAAAAGCTTCATGTTTCTATGTGTTTCGGCTTTCCTATGCATTCAGAGCCAGATGCTAATGGCGGTGCTGAGGCCTGTGGGCAGGGGAAGATTGAACATAAAGATCATCTTTGGTCTCGTTGGCGCGCTGCTGGTGGGCGCCATGTTGAGTGTCATCAGTGTCATCTTCATCTGA
- the LOC135612385 gene encoding uncharacterized protein LOC135612385 — protein sequence METMFLSDIKKKASSYIQEKYKTALLALTDITAAELLAEEATNNDSTGPDAKTMTRLSEAAHDVDDYRRIVDVLHKRFCTIDFKEWRPSYKALALLEFLLTHGPEGMSEEFHCDVNVIHQLGDFRYTDDKGFDWGACMRSKSKRILRLLGDEEQLKDARAEALRISREIQGFGNLVMSPSASSSPSSSSSSRASRTWSFGSSYSWDCPSWNGPDEPNKRDEAHHVSGDSVDLKEAEMHLLDAPVQESSCLLISKKEGREGSPDGWSSRLRLRLFGKDDKRLAFRSLSDVEKEPKKKFERQSSLGF from the exons ATGGAGACGATGTTCCTCAGCGATATCAAGAAGAAAGCCTCCTCTTATATTCAAGAGAAGTACAAAACAGCTCTTCTGGCTCTCACTGATATAACGGCAGCAGAACT ATTGGCCGAAGAGGCTACGAACAATGACTCGACGGGTCCTGACGCCAAGACGATGACTCGGTTGTCGGAGGCAGCCCACGACGTGGATGACTACCGCAGAATAGTTGATGTCCTGCACAAGAG GTTCTGCACGATCGATTTCAAGGAATGGAGGCCATCGTACAAGGCATTAGCGCTCCTGGAATTCCTGTTAACGCATGGCCCCGAAGGCATGTCGGAAGAGTTCCACTGCGACGTCAACGTCATTCATCAGTTGGGCGACTTCCGCTACACCGACGACAAAGG CTTCGACTGGGGCGCATGCATGCGGAGCAAATCCAAGAGGATACTGCGGCTGCTAGGGGACGAAGAGCAACTCAAAGACGCGCGCGCGGAAGCCCTCCGGATATCGAGAGAGATCCAAGGCTTCGGGAACCTGGTCATGTCTCCCTCCGCCTCTTCctcgccgtcgtcgtcgtcctcgtcgAGGGCATCGAGAACTTGGTCCTTCGGCTCTTCCTACTCCTGGGATTGTCCGAGCTGGAACGGACCGGATGAGCCAAACAAGCGAGACGAGGCTCATCATGTATCAGGTGATTCAGTCGATCTCAAGGAGGCGGAGATGCATCTCTTGGACGCGCCTGTGCAGGAGAGCAGCTGCCTGCTGATATCGAAGAAGGAAGGCCGAGAAGGAAGCCCGGATGGTTGGTCCTCTAGATTACGTCTGCGGCTTTTTGGGAAAGATGACAAGCGACTAGCATTTCGAAGCCTCTCCGACGTGGAGAAGGAGCCGAAGAAGAAGTTCGAGCGGCAGTCTTCGCTAGGGTTTTGA
- the LOC135597184 gene encoding uncharacterized protein LOC135597184 isoform X2 yields the protein MHHTPSRPDATPSPPQILPPPPPPGENFLIFGAAAASSDTALRLWPDDLPLYWNRMLKFLSKVRVEYNALDPRKAACVEILAQCNARKAKESNPSCQVELQRRTDDSPPRIAVTYVNGVEEIIDAAGVPAQAIRQRIFDRGQLLETEQMFREAGEPWPVLIPEEEIHQSFPGTKPKKAEEQKQ from the exons ATGCATCACACCCCTTCCCGACCAGATGCAACCCCATCACCGCCTCaaattcttcctcctcctcctcctccaggggAGAACTTCCTAATCTTCggggccgccgccgcctcctcggaTACCGCGCTACGGCTGTGGCCCGACGATTTGCCTCTCTACTG GAACAGGATGCTGAAGTTTCTGTCGAAGGTGCGGGTGGAGTACAACGCTCTGGACCCGCGGAAGGCGGCGTGCGTCGAGATCTTGGCGCAGTGCAATGCCCGTAAGGCTAAGGAATCCAACCCCTCCTGCCAGGTTGAGCTGCAGCGCCGCACCGACGACAGCCCCCCGCGGATCGCTGTGACCTACGTCAATGGCGTCGAGGAGATCATAGATGCCGCCGGTGTCCCCGCACAGGCCATCCGCCAGCGCATCTTCGACCGCGGTCAGCTCCTCGAGACCGAACAGATGTTCCGCGAAGCTGGCGAGCCGTGGCCCGTACTCATCCCCGAGGAGGAGATCCACCAATCCTTCCCCGGTACTAAG CCAAAGAAAGCTGAAGAACAGAAGCAGTGA
- the LOC135585343 gene encoding uncharacterized protein LOC135585343 isoform X1 — translation MVPEGGRGEDAESGFVAYFKRTLWFSFCTFAVSSGSLLQILPGDKDLAAHANTAILKICILFNMFTIISSIILMFFSFIISYTQRRMITRFQLRVGTSIFISSVGLLVLTNYLFMLILKKPYMLAMVPLLLLLGITLVVLLRGGTLRHEVHGDDHALSQAQESKLLNLSSYVTAITSGGIISTVIAYMKNFTSSAYHFRLESSVVLLFINNIIGFFAMLLLLFTLMLSYSADRREGLITIASFSTYASFVLSTLLTLMVASESLALPHVLSTMLFAVGGVLYNHLRRRETGTQEDEEVQLEDIWKNIGTFAFLLLMVVRLLHLGSEAFAIKSFMFLCVSAFLCIQSQMLMAVLRPVGRGRLNIKIIFGLVGALLVGAMLSVISVIFI, via the exons ATG GTGCCAGAAGGTGGACGAGGAGAAGATGCGGAATCCGGCTTTGTTGCCTACTTCAAACGTACCCTCTGGTTCTCCTTTTGCACCTTCGCCGTTTCTTCGGGATCATTGCTACAGATCTTACCCGGGGATAAGGATTTGGCAGCACATGCAAATACAGCCATCCTCAAGATCTGTATCCTCTTCAACATGTTCACCATAATTTCCTCCATCATCTTGATGTTCTTCTCTTTCATCATCAGCTACACTCAACGCCGCATGATCACACGCTTCCAGCTTCGTGTTGGCACAAGTATATTCATCTCCTCCGTCGGCCTGCTGGTGCTGACAAACTACCTGTTCATGCTCATCCTCAAAAAGCCCTACATGCTGGCCAtggttcctcttctccttcttctgggGATCACCCTCGTCGTGCTCCTTCGCGGAGGAACTCTACGACATGAAGTCCATGGCGACGACCACGCACTTTCCCAAGCACAGGAATCGAAGCTACTGAACTTGTCATCTTATGTCACCGCCATCACTTCTGGGGGCATCATAAGCACGGTCATCGCTTACATGAAGAACTTCACCTCGTCAGCTTATCACTTCCGCCTCGAATCATCCGTGGTTTTGCTCTTCATCAACAACATAATAGGCTTCTTCGCCATGCTGCTTTTGCTATTCACTTTGATGCTTAGTTACTCCGCCGACCGCCGTGAAGGCCTGATCACAATTGCAAGCTTCTCCACCTACGCTTCATTTGTCCTGTCAACGCTGTTGACGCTGATGGTCGCGTCCGAGTCGCTTGCTCTCCCCCACGTCTTGTCCACTATGCTCTTTGCCGTCGGTGGAGTTCTGTACAACCATCTACGGAGGCGAGAAACAGGCACGCAAGAAGATGAGGAGGTTCAGCTGGAGGATATATGGAAGAACATAGGGACCTTTGCCTTTTTGCTGTTGATGGTGGTCCGCCTACTGCATCTGGGCAGCGAAGCATTCGCCATTAAAAGCTTCATGTTTCTATGTGTTTCGGCTTTCCTATGCATTCAGAGCCAGATGCTAATGGCGGTGCTGAGGCCTGTGGGCAGGGGAAGATTGAACATAAAGATCATCTTTGGTCTCGTTGGCGCGCTGCTGGTGGGCGCCATGTTGAGTGTCATCAGTGTCATCTTCATCTGA
- the LOC103970359 gene encoding GDP-mannose 4,6 dehydratase 1-like, giving the protein MLYFLPSSAASLPDLKMATHESNNGIGKIEAKVDTAGSLAGDGEAQPASSQIQMGSGGGEVPRPMPGERRKVALIAGITGQDGSYLTELLLEKGYEVHGLIRRSSNFNTARLDHLYVDPHNAVKARMKLHYADLSDASSLRRWVDALLPDEVYNLAAQSHVAVSFEIPDYTADVVATGALRLLEAVRCATKPARYYQAGSSEMFGSTPPPQSEASPFHPRSPYAAAKVAAHWYTVNYREAYGLFACNGILFNHESPRRGENFVTRKITRAVGRIRLGLQTKVFLGNLSAARDWGFAGDYVEAMWMMLQQEEPGDYVVATEESHTVEEFLQAAFSYVGLDWKDHVVIDPRYFRPAEVDSLKGDSTKARRALGWKPKVGFQDLVKMMVDHDIETAKREKVLVDAGYIDAQQQP; this is encoded by the coding sequence ATGCTTTATTTCCTCCCCTCTTCTGCCGCTTCATTGCCAGATCTGAAGATGGCGACTCATGAATCCAACAACGGCATCGGCAAGATCGAGGCCAAAGTCGACACCGCCGGATCCTTAGCCGGTGACGGGGAGGCGCAGCCGGCGTCGTCCCAGATCCAGATGGGGAGCGGTGGCGGGGAGGTGCCGCGGCCGATGCCGGGGGAGCGGCGCAAGGTGGCCCTGATCGCGGGCATCACGGGGCAGGATGGATCGTACCTGACGGAGTTACTGCTGGAGAAGGGTTACGAGGTGCACGGCCTCATCCGGCGCTCCTCCAATTTCAACACCGCCCGCCTAGACCACCTCTACGTCGACCCCCACAACGCCGTCAAGGCCCGCATGAAGCTCCACTATGCCGACCTCTCCGATGCATCCTCCCTCCGCCGCTGGGTCGACGCTCTCCTCCCCGATGAGGTCTACAACCTCGCCGCCCAATCCCACGTCGCCGTCTCCTTCGAGATCCCCGACTACACCGCCGACGTCGTCGCCACCGGCGCTCTCCGCCTCCTCGAGGCCGTCCGCTGCGCCACCAAACCCGCCCGCTACTACCAGGCCGGCTCCTCCGAGATGTTCGGCTCCACGCCGCCGCCCCAGTCGGAGGCGTCCCCGTTCCATCCCCGCTCTCCATACGCTGCCGCCAAGGTCGCCGCGCACTGGTACACCGTCAACTACCGTGAGGCCTACGGCCTGTTCGCCTGCAACGGCATCCTGTTCAACCACGAGAGCCCCCGCCGTGGCGAGAACTTCGTCACCCGCAAGATCACCCGCGCCGTCGGCCGCATCCGCCTCGGCCTTCAAACCAAGGTCTTCCTGGGCAACCTGTCCGCCGCCCGCGACTGGGGCTTCGCCGGGGACTACGTCGAGGCCATGTGGATGATGCTGCAGCAGGAGGAGCCCGGAGACTACGTGGTCGCCACCGAGGAGTCCCACACGGTGGAGGAGTTCCTCCAGGCCGCATTCAGCTACGTCGGACTAGACTGGAAGGACCATGTGGTCATCGATCCCCGGTACTTCCGGCCCGCTGAGGTCGACAGCCTCAAGGGAGACTCCACGAAGGCGAGAAGGGCGCTCGGATGGAAGCCTAAGGTGGGGTTCCAGGATCTGGTGAAGATGATGGTGGATCATGACATCGAGACTGCCAAGAGGGAGAAAGTGCTCGTGGATGCCGGATACATCGATGCCCAGCAGCAGCCATAA
- the LOC103970367 gene encoding flavanone 3-dioxygenase F3H2 gives MAPGTAVLPTNEQTLRASFVRDEDERPKVAYNQFSLEIPVISLSGIDDDAAGGKRAEIRRKVVEACEDWGIFQVVDHGVDAGLISDMTRLAKEFFALSPEEKLLFDMSGGKKGGFIVSSHLQGEAVQDWREIVTYFSYPIRARDYSRWPDKPEGWRSVVESYSEKLMGLACKLLEVLSEAMGLDKEALTEACIDMDQKVVVNYYPKCPQPDLTLGLKRHTDPGTITLLLQDQVGGLQATKDGGKTWITVQPVEGAFVVNLGDHGHFLSNGRFKNADHQAVVNSNYSRLSIATFQNPAPEAIVYPLAVREGEKPILEEPITFAEMYRRKMSRDLELAKLKKLAKTEQKQQPELPEKTKDINLAKAKGLDEILA, from the exons ATGGCTCCCGGCACCGCAGTCCTTCCCACCAACGAGCAGACCTTGAGGGCGAGCTTCGTCCGGGACGAGGACGAGCGTCCCAAGGTGGCTTACAACCAGTTCAGCCTTGAGATCCCCGTGATCTCGCTCTCCGGGATTGATGACGACGCCGCGGGCGGGAAGAGGGCGGAGATCCGCCGTAAGGTCGTGGAGGCCTGCGAGGACTGGGGTATATTCCAGGTGGTGGACCACGGGGTGGACGCCGGCCTTATCTCCGACATGACTAGGCTGGCCAAAGAGTTCTTCGCGCTGTCCCCGGAGGAGAAGCTCTTGTTCGACATGTCCGGTGGGAAGAAGGGAGGGTTCATCGTCTCCAGCCACCTCCAG GGCGAGGCAGTTCAGGACTGGAGAGAGATCGTGACGTACTTCTCATACCCAATTCGGGCTCGGGACTACTCGCGATGGCCGGACAAGCCGGAAGGGTGGAGATCCGTGGTGGAGTCGTACAGCGAGAAGCTTATGGGCTTGGCGTGCAAGCTCTTGGAGGTGTTGTCTGAGGCTATGGGGCTCGACAAGGAGGCCCTCACCGAGGCCTGCATCGACATGGATCAGAAGGTGGTCGTCAACTACTACCCCAAGTGCCCCCAGCCGGACCTCACTCTTGGCCTCAAACGACACACCGATCCCGGCACCATCACCCTCCTCCTCCAAGACCAAGTCGGCGGCCTCCAAGCCACCAAGGATGGCGGCAAGACATGGATCACGGTTCAGCCTGTGGAGGGAGCTTTTGTGGTCAACCTCGGGGACCATGGCCAT TTTCTGAGCAATGGGAGGTTCAAGAATGCTGACCACCAGGCTGTGGTGAACTCAAACTACAGCAGGCTCTCCATCGCCACGTTTCAGAACCCCGCGCCGGAGGCAATCGTGTATCCGCTGGCAGTAAGGGAGGGAGAGAAGCCGATTCTGGAGGAGCCCATCACGTTTGCCGAGATGTACCGCAGGAAGATGAGCCGAGACCTCGAGCTCGCCAAGCTCAAGAAACTGGCCAAGACGGAGCAGAAGCAGCAGCCGGAGCTACCGGAGAAGACTAAGGACATCAACTTGGCCAAGGCTAAAGGCCTCGATGAGATACTGGCTTAA
- the LOC135597184 gene encoding uncharacterized protein LOC135597184 isoform X1 has translation MHHTPSRPDATPSPPQILPPPPPPGENFLIFGAAAASSDTALRLWPDDLPLYCRNRMLKFLSKVRVEYNALDPRKAACVEILAQCNARKAKESNPSCQVELQRRTDDSPPRIAVTYVNGVEEIIDAAGVPAQAIRQRIFDRGQLLETEQMFREAGEPWPVLIPEEEIHQSFPGTKPKKAEEQKQ, from the exons ATGCATCACACCCCTTCCCGACCAGATGCAACCCCATCACCGCCTCaaattcttcctcctcctcctcctccaggggAGAACTTCCTAATCTTCggggccgccgccgcctcctcggaTACCGCGCTACGGCTGTGGCCCGACGATTTGCCTCTCTACTG CAGGAACAGGATGCTGAAGTTTCTGTCGAAGGTGCGGGTGGAGTACAACGCTCTGGACCCGCGGAAGGCGGCGTGCGTCGAGATCTTGGCGCAGTGCAATGCCCGTAAGGCTAAGGAATCCAACCCCTCCTGCCAGGTTGAGCTGCAGCGCCGCACCGACGACAGCCCCCCGCGGATCGCTGTGACCTACGTCAATGGCGTCGAGGAGATCATAGATGCCGCCGGTGTCCCCGCACAGGCCATCCGCCAGCGCATCTTCGACCGCGGTCAGCTCCTCGAGACCGAACAGATGTTCCGCGAAGCTGGCGAGCCGTGGCCCGTACTCATCCCCGAGGAGGAGATCCACCAATCCTTCCCCGGTACTAAG CCAAAGAAAGCTGAAGAACAGAAGCAGTGA